A window from Chrysemys picta bellii isolate R12L10 chromosome 2, ASM1138683v2, whole genome shotgun sequence encodes these proteins:
- the GRINA gene encoding protein lifeguard 1 isoform X2 codes for MSHEKSFLVSGDGFPAPSPAFPGQQPPAPPAYAQPPYPAAPYPQPQFQPGPYNQPGFPQGPYPQGPGPYPPAPYAQGPYPPAGVYPQGPYPSGPYMQPPYAQTQPIVSEDQGSPLHSNYHEDGPPSYYDNQDFPITHWDDKSIRQAFIRKVFLVLTLQLSVTLAFVAIFTFVKGMKGFVRRNVWMYYVSYAIFFISLIVLSCCGEFRRKYPWNLIALSILTLSLSYMVGMIASFYQTDAVMMAVGITAIVCFTVVLFSLQTKYDFTSCRGVLIVCLVVLILFSILCIFIRNRIMDIVYASLGALLFTCFLAVDTQMLLGNKQLALSPEEYVFAALNLYTDIIQIFLYILAIIGRAKD; via the exons ATGTCCCACGAGAAGAGCTTCCTGGTGTCGGGCGATGGCTTCCCCGCTCCAagccctgccttccctgggcagcaGCCTCCTGCCCCGCCAGCCTACGCACAGCCCCCCTACCCAGCAGCACCCTATCCACAGCCCCAGTTCCAGCCAGGACCTTACAACCAGCCGGGCTTTCCGCAGGGCCCGTACCCTCAAGGGCCTGGGCCGTACCCACCGGCCCCGTATGCTCAGGGGCCATATCCACCAGCAGGCGTGTATCCTCAGGGGCCGTATCCATCAGGGCCGTATATGCAGCCGCCATACGCCCAGACACAGCCCATAGTCTCAGAGGACCAAGGCT CTCCGCTGCACAGTAACTACCATGAGGACGGGCCGCCCTCGTACTACGACAACCAGGACTTCCCCATCACCCACTGGGACGACAAGAGCATCCGCCAGGCCTTCATCCGCAAG GTGTTCCTGGTGCTGACCCTCCAGCTGAGCGTGACCTTGGCCTTCGTGGCCATCTTCACCTTTGTGAAGGGCATGAAGGGCTTTGTGAGGCGCAATGTCTGGATGTACTATGTCTCCTACGCCATCTTCTTCATCTCGCTGATCGTGCTGAGTTGCTGTGGGGAGTTCCGCCGCAAGTACCCCTGGAACCTGATCGCCCTG TCCATCCTGACTCTCAGCCTCTCCTACATGGTGGGGATGATCGCCAGCTTCTATCAAACGGACGCCGTCATGATGGCCGTGGGCATCACGGCCATCGTCTGCTTCACCGTTGTCCTCTTCTCCCTGCAG ACCAAGTATGACTTCACCTCCTGCCGGGGCGTGCTGATCGTCTGCCTGGTGGTGCTGATCCTCTTCTCCATCCTGTGTATCTTCATCCGGAACCGCATCATGGACATCGTCTACGCCTCGCTGGGAGCCCTGCTCTTCACCTGC TTCCTGGCGGTGGACACTCAGATGCTCCTGGGGAACAAGCAGTTGGCCCTGAGCCCGGAGGAGTACGTCTTCGCCGCCCTCAACCTCTACACGGATATTATCCAGATCTTCCTCTACATCCTGGCCATCATCGGCCGGGCCAAGGACTAG
- the GRINA gene encoding protein lifeguard 1 isoform X1 — MSHEKSFLVSGDGFPAPSPAFPGQQPPAPPAYAQPPYPAAPYPQPQFQPGPYNQPGFPQGPYPQGPGPYPPAPYAQGPYPPAGVYPQGPYPSGPYMQPPYAQTQPIVSEDQGYGMSPARVPWRPGTVATRVAPLHSNYHEDGPPSYYDNQDFPITHWDDKSIRQAFIRKVFLVLTLQLSVTLAFVAIFTFVKGMKGFVRRNVWMYYVSYAIFFISLIVLSCCGEFRRKYPWNLIALSILTLSLSYMVGMIASFYQTDAVMMAVGITAIVCFTVVLFSLQTKYDFTSCRGVLIVCLVVLILFSILCIFIRNRIMDIVYASLGALLFTCFLAVDTQMLLGNKQLALSPEEYVFAALNLYTDIIQIFLYILAIIGRAKD; from the exons ATGTCCCACGAGAAGAGCTTCCTGGTGTCGGGCGATGGCTTCCCCGCTCCAagccctgccttccctgggcagcaGCCTCCTGCCCCGCCAGCCTACGCACAGCCCCCCTACCCAGCAGCACCCTATCCACAGCCCCAGTTCCAGCCAGGACCTTACAACCAGCCGGGCTTTCCGCAGGGCCCGTACCCTCAAGGGCCTGGGCCGTACCCACCGGCCCCGTATGCTCAGGGGCCATATCCACCAGCAGGCGTGTATCCTCAGGGGCCGTATCCATCAGGGCCGTATATGCAGCCGCCATACGCCCAGACACAGCCCATAGTCTCAGAGGACCAAGGCT ACGGAATGAGCCCTGCCCGTGTGCCCTGGAGACCTGGCACCGTGGCCACCAGAGTTG CTCCGCTGCACAGTAACTACCATGAGGACGGGCCGCCCTCGTACTACGACAACCAGGACTTCCCCATCACCCACTGGGACGACAAGAGCATCCGCCAGGCCTTCATCCGCAAG GTGTTCCTGGTGCTGACCCTCCAGCTGAGCGTGACCTTGGCCTTCGTGGCCATCTTCACCTTTGTGAAGGGCATGAAGGGCTTTGTGAGGCGCAATGTCTGGATGTACTATGTCTCCTACGCCATCTTCTTCATCTCGCTGATCGTGCTGAGTTGCTGTGGGGAGTTCCGCCGCAAGTACCCCTGGAACCTGATCGCCCTG TCCATCCTGACTCTCAGCCTCTCCTACATGGTGGGGATGATCGCCAGCTTCTATCAAACGGACGCCGTCATGATGGCCGTGGGCATCACGGCCATCGTCTGCTTCACCGTTGTCCTCTTCTCCCTGCAG ACCAAGTATGACTTCACCTCCTGCCGGGGCGTGCTGATCGTCTGCCTGGTGGTGCTGATCCTCTTCTCCATCCTGTGTATCTTCATCCGGAACCGCATCATGGACATCGTCTACGCCTCGCTGGGAGCCCTGCTCTTCACCTGC TTCCTGGCGGTGGACACTCAGATGCTCCTGGGGAACAAGCAGTTGGCCCTGAGCCCGGAGGAGTACGTCTTCGCCGCCCTCAACCTCTACACGGATATTATCCAGATCTTCCTCTACATCCTGGCCATCATCGGCCGGGCCAAGGACTAG